The Elusimicrobiota bacterium genome has a window encoding:
- a CDS encoding response regulator transcription factor, which translates to MNAATKLLIIDDDAHLSESLAEVLDMEGFECVQAATAKDGIDAARKHKPKVVIMDIQLPDSSGFQILQTLRKDSRETILIMMTGRFLSAEEKTQGFQLGADEYITKPFDLQELTVRIRQLLSRGRA; encoded by the coding sequence ATGAACGCCGCCACGAAGCTCCTGATCATCGACGACGACGCCCATCTCAGTGAGAGCCTCGCCGAGGTCCTCGACATGGAGGGCTTCGAGTGCGTCCAGGCGGCCACGGCGAAGGACGGCATCGACGCCGCCCGCAAGCACAAGCCGAAGGTCGTCATCATGGACATCCAGCTGCCCGATTCCAGCGGCTTCCAGATCCTCCAGACTCTGCGCAAGGACTCCCGGGAGACCATCCTCATCATGATGACCGGGCGCTTCCTCTCCGCGGAGGAGAAGACACAGGGCTTCCAGCTCGGCGCGGACGAATACATCACCAAGCCCTTCGACCTGCAGGAGCTGACGGTCCGCATCCGCCAGCTGCTCTCCCGGGGGCGCGCCTAG
- a CDS encoding response regulator transcription factor, whose product MRVNIVCAARDPNRAGVLLETLSRNGYVLTVVQRAKEVHGLLAQRGCDLLLVGQTLTDEDGLALVKTLRSRGPTRQLPIVALVDPVAAPSSGNDPVLLRRLPAYGSPGQPARATAPAFAGAAAGGSKTSLRLAFFQAGADECLSLDQDVAECLARVKAVLSRVLTKPQEEVVRMGPIELNLTSYTLKVSGKNVPLTSKELDLLYVFLSSPNRVLSRPYLIERVWGYNYFGSPRTVDVHVRRLREKLGKAAKLITTVPCVGYKLIPPGSEV is encoded by the coding sequence ATGAGAGTCAACATCGTCTGCGCCGCGCGCGACCCGAACCGGGCCGGCGTGCTGCTGGAGACGCTCAGCCGCAACGGCTACGTCCTCACCGTCGTGCAGCGGGCCAAGGAGGTGCACGGCCTGCTCGCGCAGCGCGGCTGCGACCTGCTGCTCGTCGGACAGACCCTCACCGACGAGGACGGGCTCGCGCTCGTCAAGACGCTGCGCTCCCGCGGACCGACGCGGCAGCTCCCCATCGTGGCCCTCGTGGACCCCGTGGCGGCGCCTTCCTCGGGCAACGACCCCGTGCTGCTGCGGCGCCTGCCCGCGTACGGCTCGCCGGGCCAGCCCGCGCGCGCCACGGCTCCGGCCTTCGCCGGCGCGGCGGCCGGGGGCTCGAAGACCTCGCTGCGCCTGGCCTTCTTCCAGGCCGGCGCCGACGAGTGCCTCTCCCTCGACCAGGACGTGGCCGAGTGCCTGGCCCGCGTCAAGGCCGTGCTCAGCCGCGTCCTGACCAAGCCCCAGGAAGAGGTCGTCCGCATGGGGCCCATCGAGCTCAACCTCACGAGCTACACCCTCAAGGTCAGCGGCAAGAACGTGCCGCTCACCTCCAAGGAGCTCGATCTGCTCTACGTCTTCCTGAGCTCCCCCAACCGGGTGCTCAGCCGGCCCTACCTCATCGAACGCGTCTGGGGCTACAACTACTTCGGCTCGCCGCGCACCGTGGACGTCCACGTGCGGCGCCTGCGCGAGAAGCTCGGCAAGGCCGCGAAGCTCATCACGACCGTGCCGTGCGTCGGCTATAAGCTCATCCCGCCGGGGTCGGAGGTCTGA